Sequence from the Cololabis saira isolate AMF1-May2022 chromosome 9, fColSai1.1, whole genome shotgun sequence genome:
TAAAGTGTGGAAATATGTTATTTTACTGAATGATTGCACACAGTTGTTCTAACCAAGACATCCGCATTTatgaatacaaataaaaacaagcacAAGTAGGTTgatcatttttttcctcttattttttTATGGGCCTATTATTTCTGAAAAGTTTGGCTCTCATTGTGCAGCACactgaaaagagaaaagagtctgcagcagttcttttttcttcttttttttcttttcacaataattttcacaattcacattttcacattcacgatttctattctacccacattcctaccctctccataattaccctaggaaaaaaaaaaaaaaaaaacatacattaagggagaacaaaattaaataaatattaaacaaaatacataaataaatttaaaaaaatatataagggCAGAAActgcgatatcaaactatatatatatccatacatacatacaaacatacatacatataaggcacaagttcgaaaatagAGATGCTCATcggtcccctttggaaaaattctccagttttgaaaataatggaaaccaaaattcttgaaaaatatgaccacGTCGTGCAGCAGTttctaatcagaatcagaatcaggtttatttggccaagacaggtcaaacaagacagggaatttgactccgcttatttcgctcactgtgcagtaaatagataaatgactgctcttattaacatctatacaattttaaagaaagttaaaggtgcagcagtatgataGACATGGTTATTGTTGCAGTTCTAAGTATTTAGAAGGCTGCAGGTTGTGCTGTTGGTGGGTAGATTTCTCCAAGGTCTCCAGGATACTGCCCTCCTGGGAATATGATTGACGGGCAAAATATTGATGGCACAATTCCCTGCTGCAGAGAAGGCTGAGTCAGCACTCCGCTCTTCACTTCTGCGGCAGCTCGGAGCGTTGAAATCTCATCAGCGCACATTTATCACAGTCAGGTGAAAATGAAACAGCCATGAAAGCAGCTGCACATCAAGAAATGTGTTTAATCACAGGCAGCTTCTGCACTGGATCACACATACTGTACCTCATGCAATGATTGGTTTATTtcctatatattttttattttttataaaaggTTGAGTCCATTAGCTCATGTATAAACAGATGTAAAGTCAACTGATTGATTTTTATATGGCAACACTGACTGTgcaatagggatgggcggtatggacaaaaaaatgcatcacgatcatttctggcatttatcccgataacgataaaaatgacgataaaaaaaaacaaacaattcaactccaactttgtaactataaatctatctaaCTCTcggatccgccatgtttgttacacaaaaacgtcaacgggaatttatccttctttctttctttctttctttctttctttctttctttctttctttctttctttctttctttctttctttctttctttctttctttctttctttctttctttctttctttctttctttctttctttctttctttctttctttcaggctcatttccttccttccttccatccttccttcctcctgctctctccttccttccttctttccttgtcttctccctttcttccttctttccttgttttcttccccccttccttgcttccttccttccttccttccttccttccttccttccttccttccttccttccttccttaaatcagctttacacaaaaacgtcatcaatgggaatttatcgtttttaccgtgagatacaaattcttaccgtgaggaatctttttgacggtttatcgtgaacggtaaaatatcacccattcctaatgtgCAAGACAAAAGTACTGGCAATGaagtcctttcttttttttttaatgatcttTTCCATCCAGGTGTCGGTGGAGATGGACATGAGCAAACCGGACCTGGCTGCCGCCCTGAAGGACATCCGGGCCCAGTACGAGAACCTGTCGGCCAGGAACCAGGCCCAGGCCGAGGACTGGTACCACTCCAAGTTCACCTCTGTGACCGAGGCGGCCGCCCGCAACCAGGACGCCATCAAGCACTCCAAGGAGGAGCTGAGCGAGTACCGCCGGCAGGTGCAGGCCCGCACCCTGGAGATCGAGGCCCTGCGGGGCCACAACGAGGCCCTGGAGAGGCAGATCGCCGAGATGGAAGACCGACACAACAACGACATCGGAGAGATGCAGGTAAGACAATCAATCATTTGGAGATCTATcgtgttttaccagaaaaatGTCATGGTAGTTGGAAACCTGGCCAACGCAGCAGCACAGATTGCAATACATGTTTTATGGATTAGTTAACAATCCAAGTAATATGCCTTTTAAGCAAATctctgcattattatttttgttttttatttattttttttatttattaatttactgtacaaacagcgacaaaagacgacatcagtaattacgaaaataaagtcataatgttgcgagaataaagtcgtaatagaataaagtcgtaatattacgataataaagtcgtaatattatgagaataaagtcgtaacattacgagaataaagttgtaacattacgagaataaagttgtaacattacgagaataaagtcgcaatttatgagaataaagtcgtaacattacaagaataaagtgttaatttatgagaactctaacaggaagagtgtgttaaaatgttgaatattgagcatcctgtgaagttatatttatatatttataatatatttaatattacgactttattctcatattattatgactttatttttgtaatttccttcgttttttttcttagtttggccctaatactccatcgtaatatcatgataatgccaagaataattattagaattagaCTTGGTAATTTATATACTGcattatttaatattatttaatgttaatttcatctGTCTACCTTTTTTTGTCTAACTTATTACCAATAGTACCAGGTCAGGCCTTAAGCCACCCTCTTGTATAACACttcataatatacatatactgtatttacTATAATACTTTCTGTTGCACTTCTGGTTGGATTACAGATGCCAAACTGCACTTCGTTGCTCTGAACTTGTACATCTGTAATGACAATAacgttgaatctaatctaatctaatctaataaatCATATTTGATGTGAGATTGTGATACGGGAGTGTTTTCTGATATAAGTGTGTGTTTTCCCGGTAAAGGACACGATCCAGCAGCTGGAGAACGCGCTGCGCAGCACCAAGGGAGAGATGTCCCGTCACCTGCGTGAATACCAAGACCTGTTGAATGTAAAGATGGCGCTGGACATCGAGATCGCTGCTTACAGGTTTGTTACATGAGAAACAACTGACCGATGATAAGTAATCTTATATCACATTAACCTGGATTAGGGtattatttaaaggagccgtatgtaagagcaataataaaacaaatcataaaatgaccccgatatgtcaacagacatttaaaaatcatgttaatttcaaatacttatgtcactgacatcagcactcaagccaggatattccagtttaaaaagaggagttgcagccctcaactgatgtttatgttgtatgtatctcccaatcaccaagtcagtattgtttctgaagctccaccctccacctatctcccaatcaccaagtcagtattgtttctgaagctccaccctccacctatctcccaatcaccaagtcagtattgtttctgaagctccaccctccacccatctcccaatcaccaagtcagtattgtttctgaagctccaccctccacctatctcccaatcaccaagtcagtattgtttctgaagctccaccctccacctatctcccaatcaccaagtcagtattgtttctgaagctccaccctccacctatctcccaatcaccaagtcagtattgtttctgaagctccaccctccacctatctcccaatcaccaagtcagtattgtttctgaagctccaccctccacctatctcccaatcaccaagtcagtattgtttctgaagctccaccctccacctatctcccaatcaccaagtcagtattgtttctgaagctccaccctccacctatctcccaatcaccaagtcagtattgtttctgaagctccaccctccacctatctcccaatcaccaagtcagtattgtttctgaagctccaccctccacctatctcccaatcaccaagtcagtattgtttcggcatccgggttgccagctcggctctaattatcgcagcagccgctacgaacgtgttggatgGATTTTCGCGAACATACGGGCGCCgcgtggaaaggcgcaccctcagttttgtgtcatttctgtatttaaaacacacacacacggaaagtgactgcagtaccagttttggccatttcttacagacggctcctttaagagcTTTTTCCAGTTCTTACATCGTTTACCAATACGAAATGACAACAGTTTTCATTTTGGCATTCCCTCTGAGGATAGATTGCACACATCTTGGTTTGTGTGAAGCTTTTTCAAAATGAACTGCAGCAAACAAACATGGAGAGACGAGAAATGATTGCGCAGTAATCCAGGTGCTGTTGTGTCTGCATTACATTGGACTCCATTTTTAGTCCAACATTagatttttctctcttgtattTTTAGAGCAGAGTTCTTGTGGAGCGTCTAGTGTCCTAGTTTTAAGACCAAAGCTGTGACAGCACGAGTCCTGCTCAAGCTCCTGATCTTTACTGCTCTCCCAGCGTTACCTGTCTGCATGAACATCGGGTTATTTCCTCAATTACATTCAAATCTTTCCAGCTGCGACAAGACAGACGAGGAGGAGAAGACTTGACActttgatttttgatttgatttgatttgatttattttgtacatgtaaaaaacaacaattcaagagaagaatttcatactttaacacttgatatcttaatttacatgtgcaaaaaggagtaggaagaagtgtaaacttatttagttctacccccattcactaatcatttaacccgtatttataaatactcacacactgtactcacactgctaaataacagtattattattattattatatactgtaattatactcacacacttacctatacatacatacacatagttgactatttctatatatttgtacacacatgcccatataaatatttatataaatatacttatttacactataccgtctctattaactgcatcttttcattgttgttcgtgTTCTACGAGTCCTAAAATTTAGAGAACCCCTTAAATTAAacctcccctctctgtcataaaacattcCCTGTAAGTGAGACGGTAatgagtaggggtgtaacaatatatcatgccacgaaatttcgcgatacaaaaacgatattgggttattaatattaatctattgtgttgactagtaacgaccgcgcctcgacccgcggaccaaaatcttcctccgctcagaagaaactagtcccgttttgagttctgaacttttactgatgtaaggctggtgtagagttaagccttaccttattaaattaaacctttttggggtggtgagtaggataaacacggggaaacttctgctgagttccagtgtactttaatgtccctcaacagtgtaggattttagaacatcaacacagcacctagtgccgtactgtggcgtatcactccgcccaatctagaacagactaatcactacagataaactgactagtgtcattatagtccctgatttacagaatataaagaatatatttataaaataatcaaccaatttatttatttaattttagttgatacatttctggaaaagaaaaagtcaaatcatacatgagagaaactattcagtttgtggcaaaatatttgtacttgtatgaaactgaagatcataatacaaacctgacatttacttttagttcagtttgtggaaaatggttggcctggctttctctttaaaacttaaacagttataaaacattacaaactggaacaatagcgcaaacgcacagcattgttttgtattttgtgtctttcaaataaaagacaattttttccagtcatatgttcctcattcaaggttgataaaaaaatactgctattagtggtggggaaaaaaatcgatattgcaatatattggcattgaataaatgcattacTACGGAcgtttcctttttatgggtattttttctttttcagtcacatatatcattatatatcgttgatgaaatttcttacaatatatcgaatatcgtagatatcgtgatattatcgttatcgtgggccacatatcgccacagtattgaatcatgagttacccgtatcgtcccacccctaactgctataatatcgtatggtatcgttatcgtgacttcagtatcgtgtatcgtatcgtgagattagtgtatcgttacagccCTAGTAATGAGTTGTTCCTGGGTTTAAACATGATTCGTGCGTGTGTTTGGTTTTGTGCAggaagctgctggagggagaggaGTGCCGCCTCAGCTCCGTGGGCGGGGCCATGGTCCAGTCCGGCTACCCCGGCTTCTCCTACATGTCGGCCCGCTCCTACACCCTGGGAGGATACCGGAGGTCCAAACccgaagaggaggaagaggaggccgaggaggaagagaaggaggaagaagaggaggagggagaggaggaagagggagatgagggagaggagggaggagatGACCAGGAGGAAGgcgagggagaggaggaggaagaggaagaggaggaagagaagccaGCTGAGAAGGGAGATaaggggaaagagaaggagaaggagaaggagagctCCGCCGGCGGGAAGAGCAAGAGCTAAACTGCTCGTAACATCATCGTCAATATCTCATACGGCATCGCACCGATCACCTGTTCACGTCATCTCTATCTCGCACACGCAGACACAAACGCACACTCCAGATGCCTCACACTTTAGTCTTCTGTCTCTGCTAGCACTGAAAACCAGACGGGATTAAACACGATAAGAGGGAGAGCTTTAGAAAGGAACGGTGACAGGAGAGTTTTAATTCTCTTCCAAACACCGATGTCATCACAACTTTACATCTCAGCAAAGGGAATAGAACTAACTGATGCCGTGAAGCGTCAAAAGTTCGGAAAAAGGAATGTTTCTCGCATTAAATAATGCGCCATCAATAATCGATATACACAGTAAGAGCAATCAAAACCTTGAAAGTAACAACTTTGTCAGCACACCGGCTTTCAGGAAACACACCGAGAAATAGCCCGTCCGACTTTTAAGGTGCTATTTAGTTTTTACATATAAAAGTTGGGGAGATGCGTAACTAAAGGGTTTTATCGCTGAGAGAAAAAACCCCACCAGCTCATGTCTGAATGTCGACTTTCAAAGCAAGAATGTTTTGAGAAAAAACAGCCTCTCTGTGAACTGGAATCCCAACTTTTGCACAGAAACCGAGAAAATTTCCCCCTCCCTCTCCATTTCAGCCCGCTTTTATTTCCTGCTTTTATTTACTGCAGTGTTGCAGCACGGCAATAACGGCAACCTGGAGTTCAAAAAGGTGCGTAAATGTGACGGGAGGATGGGCGGCATTTCCAGAGCGGCGCTGTAGCTTCTCCATGTGGAAATGCTTCTTTGTGAATGAAATATTGTAGCGATTAAATTGCTGctatgtatattatattatattatcgcGACCCTTCCCCTGACTGATTCATTTGTCAAAGAATTCAATTTTCCCTtataattttaaaagaaaaacgttttttgttttttttcttcatataatCATGATGAGGCTTTTGTTCCATTTAGTTGGAAACTGATGAGAGACGAGTGAGAGTAGCTGCAAGAGTCAGACGGCTGCTTTATTGGCAATGAAAGAGTCACAAATAAGGGCTATTTTCACGATAACATTGTATCGCTTTGCCCTtagtttatttttactttctttcttcttttttttttacggttATTTCTCATTTCCCTCtcttagatttttatttttccattcatTTTTGACCCATGAATCAAGCGGCGGAGATGAATGCATGGCCTGATAGCTGGAGCTTGAATACTTGCTGGATGAGACAGAATTTTTTGCTTGTTGTGtgttcaattaaaaataaataaatcaacaaaaaaaacttgccTTAACCATGAATAAAAGTTACAATAATAAAAGATGTTTCCGCCTGTATTTCACTTGTTCTTGGGGAGACAGTGGGGGGGTGACACCAGATTCTTCTGCTTTAAACTGTGACTGTTCATGCTGCTGGTTCATTCAGTGATTCCCTCTCAAAGCCAAATAAAGACATTGAATAACCCAACACTTACTTCGTTTGTGTTTTCAATTTAAGGGAAACGTGTATGAAAACACTGTTAAGAGCAGGACTGGaaatattttatgaaaataaatgcaaatttttgtgaaaatatttttttattttatttttttattaacatacagtacaaacagcgacaaaagacgacatcagttacaatgatatgtatctaggtgtgtgtgtgtgtgtgtgtgcgtgtaaataataagatgaaagtagataaataaagaatattaattcgagaataaataagttaacaaataaataattatatatagaggggtgtagcacgatataatataaatatagcataataatatagtaatatcctaatataataatttctataatattataacataacaaaatgatatcactaaactataatatataacaatataataatactttaGTTTaacatgagatttcataacttaatataataatacactatgaaacaatataaaGAATTCTTATTAGATGTGAATAAAATGTAccctctagatcaggggtcggcaacccgtggctctagagccgcatgcagctctttagcgccgccctagtggctcctggagctttttcaaaaatgtttgaccttttttttccttttttccttctattttttttctttttttctcgtttttttttcttcttttttgtccttttttctctttttttcttcctttttcctctcctttttaatctcgacatttcgacttttttctcgaaattgtacttcaacattaatctcgacatttcgacttttttctcaatatttcgacttttttctcgacattttgccttttgccatttgccttcattctaaggcttatacaagacttttcattttttgcggctccagacatatttgttttttgtgtttttggtccaatatggctgtttcaacattttgggttgccgacctctgcTCTAGATTGACCTTTACAGCTCATCAAAAACAGCTTACACTGCACATCTTTCTCTCCCAAACACCATCAGCCCATGGCTGAAAGTCAAGCGCAGTTTTAGACAGGAAAGTGAACTTATAAGAAATAGAGCTGTGTAAAGATCAGCTGTGCATTAGTGGAGAGGTATACATTATCAAGAAATGTGTCCATAAAAACGCAGTTTCTACTTATCACACCTCAAACAAAGGAGCTGTGCAGAATGCCAGGTTACACAACATCAACATGTACACCTTCACAAAATGTGTGCCAATTTTGTAACAGCATGACCAATTAAACAACTTAACAACAAACATTTACTAAACCTTGAAGTGGCGATTGTACGGAGGAGTATTAGGGcaaggcaagagaaaaaaaatttgagagtggaagatttttttttattgcatgcaTTAAaatgcgagaaaaaagtcggaatgtcgagattaatgttgaaatacaattttgagaaaaaagtcgaaatttcgtgaataaagtcggaatttcgccttttttctcaacatttcgacttttttctcgacatttcgacttttttctcgaaattgtatttcaacattaatctcgacttttagAGTTTTTtcctcgatatttcaacttttttcttaaaatttcgactttttt
This genomic interval carries:
- the neff1 gene encoding low molecular weight neuronal intermediate filament, whose protein sequence is MSFPGDMFSSSSSYRRMFADAPRSGSVSGSVRTGLGSSSPSRLHYRSSQGHRSYGSPSNITSSTSYRSRTAPGRAFSSMPDSSSMDLSKSTAVTNELKIIRTNEKEQLQGLNDRFVSFIEKVHNLEQQNKVLEAEVTLLRQRHNEPSRLHELYEQEIRELRARAEELTHEKSQMHLDCVQMGETLERVREKVEEETRLREEAEGALKEYRRDVDDATLVRVELEKKVESLLDEIAFLRKVHEEELQEMQASLQATQVSVEMDMSKPDLAAALKDIRAQYENLSARNQAQAEDWYHSKFTSVTEAAARNQDAIKHSKEELSEYRRQVQARTLEIEALRGHNEALERQIAEMEDRHNNDIGEMQDTIQQLENALRSTKGEMSRHLREYQDLLNVKMALDIEIAAYRKLLEGEECRLSSVGGAMVQSGYPGFSYMSARSYTLGGYRRSKPEEEEEEAEEEEKEEEEEEGEEEEGDEGEEGGDDQEEGEGEEEEEEEEEEKPAEKGDKGKEKEKEKESSAGGKSKS